In Natator depressus isolate rNatDep1 chromosome 9, rNatDep2.hap1, whole genome shotgun sequence, a single genomic region encodes these proteins:
- the C9HXorf65 gene encoding uncharacterized protein CXorf65 homolog — MFICVKHADNQQFLANTGCSVLLLLHYLKSKVGLQRTEAIDLCDELGTLKLLFLVKLPSDSASKFLSPRGTYYVCRVERGAPGTKQENAYRAFTPILKDPEPELLDALRTQCEFLEKSRLKLLKAQDGKKIQTMESLISIVPSQISVSVMPPASSALLAVHALVPAEGTWPSLLLALGKCKEGAGGKLMGRPGPGAAGAADEEGAPRKAGASPKIKPEASKKEKHR; from the exons ATGTTCATCTGTGTCAAACACGCAG ATAACCAGCAGTTTTTGGCTAATACCGGCTgctctgtcctcctgctgctgcactACCTGAAGAGTAAGGTGGGGCTCCAGAGAACAG AAGCCATCGACCTGTGCGACGAACTGGGCACCCTCAAGCTGCTCTTCCTGGTCAAGCTTCCCAGCGACAGCGCCAGCAAGTTCCTCTCACCCCGAGGAACCTATTATGTGTGCCGGGTGGAGCGTGGAGCCCCAG GGACCAAACAGGAAAACGCCTATCGCGCCTTCACCCCCATCCTCAAGGATCCTGAGCCAGAGCTTCTGG ATGCCTTGCGCACTCAGTGTGAGTTTCTGGAAAAGAGCCGCCTCAAGCTGCTGAAGGCCCAGGATGGGAAGAAGATCCAGACCATGGAGTCGCTGATTTCCATTGTGCCCTCCCAGATCTCAGTGAGCGTCATGCCCCCGGCCtcctctgctctgctggctgtCCACGCCCTGGTTCCGGCAGAGGGGACTTGGCcttctctgctcctggctctggggAAGTgcaaggagggggcgggg GGAAAGCTCATGGGGAGGCCTGGTCCAGGGGCAGCTGGAGCTGCCGACGAGGAGGGTGCCCCACGAAAAGCAGGAGCATCCCCCAAAATCAAACCAGAGGCCAGCAAGAAGGAGAAACATCGCTGA
- the LOC141993295 gene encoding sestrin-3-like isoform X3, with product MTSSDQERPQFLFVKALASRGRLEAVTQQMGYHPQYLDSFLKMQHYLLHMDGPLPFACRHYIAIMAAARHQCWYLVNLHMLQFLRVGGDPQWLRGLDFIPPKLRNLNEINKILAHRPWLISKEHIEKLLKISEQSWSLAELVHAVVLVAHYHALASFVFGCGCELEWLDGRSILKSTLPGNQCFCESASGNSCNLELLRINRKRSLDSCVELESLRERIQRIHLESEGREEMRPPQQDREEDFDGEIVRATDLSCYVQDPDFGYQDFARRDEDQTQIFRVQDYSWEDHGFSLVNRLYSDVGHLLDEKFRTVDGLQSNAMAKRQGCESSVFKRGIWNYIHCMFGIRYDDYDYAEVNHFLERMLKVYIKTVTCYPEKTNPEMFSRFWKQFKHSEKVHVNLLILEARMQAELLYALRAITQYMIS from the exons ATGACCAGTAGCGACCAAGAGCGTCCACAGTTCCTGTTTGTGAAAGCTCTGGCCAGCCGGGGGCGCCTGGAGGCAGTGACACAACAGATGGGCTACCACCCGCAGTACCTGGACAGCTTCCTCAAGATGCAGCACTACCTGCTTCACATGGACGGCCCACTGCCGTTTGCCTGCAGACACTACATCGCCATCATG GCAGCTGCTCGGCACCAGTGCTGGTATCTGGTGAATCTGCACATGCTGCAGTTCCTGCGAGTGGGGGGAGATCCCCAGTGGCTGCGGGGCCTGGACTTCATCCCTCCCAAACTCCGCAATCTTAATGAGATCAACAAGATCCTGGCTCATCGGCCTTGGCTCATCAGCAAGGAACACATCGAG AAGCTGCTGAAGATCAGTGAGCAGAGCTGGTCTCTGGCAGAGCTGGTCCACGCTGTTGTCCTCGTGGCGCATTACCATGCTCTTGCCAGCTTTGTCTTTGGTTGTGGCTGTGAGCTGGAGTGGCTGGATGGCAGGAGCATACTGAAGTCAACGTTGCCAGGGAACCAGTGTTTCTGTGAGTCCGCCAGTGGGAACAGCTGTAATCTGGAGTTGCTGCGCATCAACCGCAAACGG TCTCTGGATTCCTGTGTGGAGCTGGAATCACTCCGGGAACGTATCCAGAGGATCCACCTGGAGAGTGAGGGCCGAGAGGAAATGAGGCCACCGCAACAAGACAGAGAGGAAG ATTTTGATGGGGAAATCGTCAGAGCCACAGATCTCTCCTGCTATGTGCAGGACCCTGATTTTGGATACCAGGACTTTGCCAGGCGAGATGAAGATCAGACCCAGATATTTAGAGTCCAG GATTACTCCTGGGAAGACCATGGATTCTCATTGGTAAACAGACTCTACTCTGACGTTGGCCACCTCCTGGATGAGAAGTTCCGAACAGTTGACGGTCTCCAGAGCAATGCCATGGCCAAGCGGCAAGGCTGTGAATCTTCTGTCTTCAAACGGGGCATCTGGAACTATATCCACTGCATGTTTGGAATCAG GTACGACGACTATGATTACGCAGAAGTGAATCACTTTCTGGAGCGGATGCTCAAAGTTTACATTAAAACTGTGACTTGTTACCCAGAGAAGACTAACCCAGAAATGTTCAGCCGGTTCTGGAAGCAGTTCAAGCACAGTGAAAAG GTCCACGTGAACCTTCTCATCCTGGAAGCCAGAATGCAAGCTGAGCTCCTGTATGCACTGCGAGCAATTACCCAGTATATGATCTCCTAG
- the LOC141993295 gene encoding sestrin-3-like isoform X2, with protein sequence MILCPPSTEHPRGNQCQRLQGQVVKMTSSDQERPQFLFVKALASRGRLEAVTQQMGYHPQYLDSFLKMQHYLLHMDGPLPFACRHYIAIMAAARHQCWYLVNLHMLQFLRVGGDPQWLRGLDFIPPKLRNLNEINKILAHRPWLISKEHIEKLLKISEQSWSLAELVHAVVLVAHYHALASFVFGCGCELEWLDGRSILKSTLPGNQCFCESASGNSCNLELLRINRKRSLDSCVELESLRERIQRIHLESEGREEMRPPQQDREEDFDGEIVRATDLSCYVQDPDFGYQDFARRDEDQTQIFRVQDYSWEDHGFSLVNRLYSDVGHLLDEKFRTVDGLQSNAMAKRQGCESSVFKRGIWNYIHCMFGIRYDDYDYAEVNHFLERMLKVYIKTVTCYPEKTNPEMFSRFWKQFKHSEKVHVNLLILEARMQAELLYALRAITQYMIS encoded by the exons ATGATTCTGTGTCCCCCGAGCACGGAGCACCCCCGCGGAAACCAGTGCCAGCGGCTGCAGGGCCAG GTAGTGAAGATGACCAGTAGCGACCAAGAGCGTCCACAGTTCCTGTTTGTGAAAGCTCTGGCCAGCCGGGGGCGCCTGGAGGCAGTGACACAACAGATGGGCTACCACCCGCAGTACCTGGACAGCTTCCTCAAGATGCAGCACTACCTGCTTCACATGGACGGCCCACTGCCGTTTGCCTGCAGACACTACATCGCCATCATG GCAGCTGCTCGGCACCAGTGCTGGTATCTGGTGAATCTGCACATGCTGCAGTTCCTGCGAGTGGGGGGAGATCCCCAGTGGCTGCGGGGCCTGGACTTCATCCCTCCCAAACTCCGCAATCTTAATGAGATCAACAAGATCCTGGCTCATCGGCCTTGGCTCATCAGCAAGGAACACATCGAG AAGCTGCTGAAGATCAGTGAGCAGAGCTGGTCTCTGGCAGAGCTGGTCCACGCTGTTGTCCTCGTGGCGCATTACCATGCTCTTGCCAGCTTTGTCTTTGGTTGTGGCTGTGAGCTGGAGTGGCTGGATGGCAGGAGCATACTGAAGTCAACGTTGCCAGGGAACCAGTGTTTCTGTGAGTCCGCCAGTGGGAACAGCTGTAATCTGGAGTTGCTGCGCATCAACCGCAAACGG TCTCTGGATTCCTGTGTGGAGCTGGAATCACTCCGGGAACGTATCCAGAGGATCCACCTGGAGAGTGAGGGCCGAGAGGAAATGAGGCCACCGCAACAAGACAGAGAGGAAG ATTTTGATGGGGAAATCGTCAGAGCCACAGATCTCTCCTGCTATGTGCAGGACCCTGATTTTGGATACCAGGACTTTGCCAGGCGAGATGAAGATCAGACCCAGATATTTAGAGTCCAG GATTACTCCTGGGAAGACCATGGATTCTCATTGGTAAACAGACTCTACTCTGACGTTGGCCACCTCCTGGATGAGAAGTTCCGAACAGTTGACGGTCTCCAGAGCAATGCCATGGCCAAGCGGCAAGGCTGTGAATCTTCTGTCTTCAAACGGGGCATCTGGAACTATATCCACTGCATGTTTGGAATCAG GTACGACGACTATGATTACGCAGAAGTGAATCACTTTCTGGAGCGGATGCTCAAAGTTTACATTAAAACTGTGACTTGTTACCCAGAGAAGACTAACCCAGAAATGTTCAGCCGGTTCTGGAAGCAGTTCAAGCACAGTGAAAAG GTCCACGTGAACCTTCTCATCCTGGAAGCCAGAATGCAAGCTGAGCTCCTGTATGCACTGCGAGCAATTACCCAGTATATGATCTCCTAG
- the LOC141993295 gene encoding sestrin-3-like isoform X1, producing MLDLPLPTERALSPGPDSSPPALCIGGAVRRSAECLPWHPVGAAAQQCSRLEPDSDASGTVVKMTSSDQERPQFLFVKALASRGRLEAVTQQMGYHPQYLDSFLKMQHYLLHMDGPLPFACRHYIAIMAAARHQCWYLVNLHMLQFLRVGGDPQWLRGLDFIPPKLRNLNEINKILAHRPWLISKEHIEKLLKISEQSWSLAELVHAVVLVAHYHALASFVFGCGCELEWLDGRSILKSTLPGNQCFCESASGNSCNLELLRINRKRSLDSCVELESLRERIQRIHLESEGREEMRPPQQDREEDFDGEIVRATDLSCYVQDPDFGYQDFARRDEDQTQIFRVQDYSWEDHGFSLVNRLYSDVGHLLDEKFRTVDGLQSNAMAKRQGCESSVFKRGIWNYIHCMFGIRYDDYDYAEVNHFLERMLKVYIKTVTCYPEKTNPEMFSRFWKQFKHSEKVHVNLLILEARMQAELLYALRAITQYMIS from the exons ATGCTGGACTTGCCATTGCCCACGGAGAGGGCCCTGTCTCCTGGCCCTGACAGCAGCCCCCCTGCGCTCTGTATCGGGGGGGCTGTGCGGCGTTCTGCTGAATGTCTGCCTTGGCACCCAGTGGGCGCTGCCGCCCAGCAATGCAGTCGTCTAGAGCCGGACTCTGATGCCTCAGGAACA GTAGTGAAGATGACCAGTAGCGACCAAGAGCGTCCACAGTTCCTGTTTGTGAAAGCTCTGGCCAGCCGGGGGCGCCTGGAGGCAGTGACACAACAGATGGGCTACCACCCGCAGTACCTGGACAGCTTCCTCAAGATGCAGCACTACCTGCTTCACATGGACGGCCCACTGCCGTTTGCCTGCAGACACTACATCGCCATCATG GCAGCTGCTCGGCACCAGTGCTGGTATCTGGTGAATCTGCACATGCTGCAGTTCCTGCGAGTGGGGGGAGATCCCCAGTGGCTGCGGGGCCTGGACTTCATCCCTCCCAAACTCCGCAATCTTAATGAGATCAACAAGATCCTGGCTCATCGGCCTTGGCTCATCAGCAAGGAACACATCGAG AAGCTGCTGAAGATCAGTGAGCAGAGCTGGTCTCTGGCAGAGCTGGTCCACGCTGTTGTCCTCGTGGCGCATTACCATGCTCTTGCCAGCTTTGTCTTTGGTTGTGGCTGTGAGCTGGAGTGGCTGGATGGCAGGAGCATACTGAAGTCAACGTTGCCAGGGAACCAGTGTTTCTGTGAGTCCGCCAGTGGGAACAGCTGTAATCTGGAGTTGCTGCGCATCAACCGCAAACGG TCTCTGGATTCCTGTGTGGAGCTGGAATCACTCCGGGAACGTATCCAGAGGATCCACCTGGAGAGTGAGGGCCGAGAGGAAATGAGGCCACCGCAACAAGACAGAGAGGAAG ATTTTGATGGGGAAATCGTCAGAGCCACAGATCTCTCCTGCTATGTGCAGGACCCTGATTTTGGATACCAGGACTTTGCCAGGCGAGATGAAGATCAGACCCAGATATTTAGAGTCCAG GATTACTCCTGGGAAGACCATGGATTCTCATTGGTAAACAGACTCTACTCTGACGTTGGCCACCTCCTGGATGAGAAGTTCCGAACAGTTGACGGTCTCCAGAGCAATGCCATGGCCAAGCGGCAAGGCTGTGAATCTTCTGTCTTCAAACGGGGCATCTGGAACTATATCCACTGCATGTTTGGAATCAG GTACGACGACTATGATTACGCAGAAGTGAATCACTTTCTGGAGCGGATGCTCAAAGTTTACATTAAAACTGTGACTTGTTACCCAGAGAAGACTAACCCAGAAATGTTCAGCCGGTTCTGGAAGCAGTTCAAGCACAGTGAAAAG GTCCACGTGAACCTTCTCATCCTGGAAGCCAGAATGCAAGCTGAGCTCCTGTATGCACTGCGAGCAATTACCCAGTATATGATCTCCTAG